From Polynucleobacter paludilacus:
CCTTTAAAGCAGCTCTATGGTCATTCAAATACAAGCATTAATTTGCCTAAAATTTAGGCAAATCTAGGGACGCCTGTGCTAAAGTTACACCCTTTCCCATCAGCTCAAACTGCCTTTTTAGCCACGTCTAAATACATGAAAATCGGTCCTCATCAGCTCGCCAATCAGCTCTTCGTTGCCCCGATGGCAGGAGTGACAGATCGACCTTTTCGTCAGCTCTGTAAAAAACTCGGCGCTGGTTATGCGGTATCCGAAATGATCGCCTCTAATGCGCTCTTGTGGAATAGTGAGAAGACTCAGCGCCGCGCAAATCACCAAGGCGAATTCAAGCCGATTGCGGTGCAGATTGCTGGCGCTGACCCAGCCATGATGGCTGCTGCTGCCAAACTCAACGTAGATCATGGCGCTCAAATCATTGACATTAATATGGGTTGCCCAGCGAAAAAAGTCTGTAATGTTGCCGCTGGCTCTGCCTTATTGCGGGATGAGCCATTGGTGCAACAAATCATTGAAGCGGTAGTCAAGGCTGTTGGAGTTGGTCCTGATGCAGTTCCAGTTACTCTGAAAATTCGGACTGGCTGGGATCGTGAGCATAAAAATGCACTAGCTGTAGCAAAACTTGCAGAGCAATCTGGCATCTCTATGTTGACTATTCATGGACGTACTCGCGCGGATTTGTATCACGGAGCAGCAGAATATGAAACGATTCAAGCCGTAAAAAATAGTGCACGAATTCCGGTGGTAGCGAATGGTGATATCACTACTCCAGAAAAAGCAGCTCAAGTTTTAAAACTGACTGGTGCTGATGCCATCATGATTGGTCGTGCTGCGCAAGGTCGCCCTTGGATCTTTCGAGAAATCGCGCACTATCTTGCTACTGGTGAAACCTTGCCGACGCCCGAGATTGCTGAGATTCAAGACATCATGAACGAACACTTGCTCGATCATTACGCTTTTTATGGTGAATACATTGGTCTACGTACTGCACGAAAGCATATTGGCTGGTATTGCAAGGGTTTGCGTAATTCTCATCACTTTAGGCAGAAGATGAATACCGCCGATGATTGCAAGACCCAACTGCAAATGGTGAATGATTTTTTTGATGAAATGAAATCTCATTCTGATCGTCTCCTCTTTTTAGAAGCCGCGTAAATTCGCAATTGATTCATGACTAATAAACACCCTATTACTGAGTGCGTTCAAACGCACCTCCAGCACTACCTTGATGATCTTAAGGGCACAGCGCCATCTGATGTTTATCGAATGGTCTTAGAGGTAGTAGAAAAACCCATGCTAGAGATTGTCATGCGTCACGCAAAAGATAATCAGTCTCTAGCCGCTCAATATCTGGGTATTAATCGCAATACTTTGCATAAAAAGTTAGTCGAGCACAAGCTCATTAAATAATCTCTTTTCTTTGAATAAATCCCATGATTCGTACTGCACTCCTCTCTGTTTCTGATAAACACGGCATCGTCGACTTTGCCAAAGAGCTGCATGCTCTCGGCATCCAGCTCATCTCCACTGGGGGCACAGCTAAGCTGCTTGCTGAAAATAACTTACCCGTCATTGAGGTCTCCGCATTAACTCACTTTCCAGAAATGCTCGATGGTCGCGTGAAGACCCTTCACCCGATGGTGCACGGCGGTCTTTTGGCACGCAGAGATTCAAAAGAGCATATGGCTGCCTTGAAAGAGCATGGTATTGGCACGATTGATATGCTGGTTATTAACCTCTATCCCTTTAATCAAACAGTGGCAAAAACAGACTGCACCTTTGAGGATGCGATTGAGAATATTGATATAGGCGGCCCAGCAATGTTGCGAGCTGCCGCCAAGAATCATCAAGATGTCACGGTATTGATCTCGCCGGACGACTACATAGCAGTTCTCGCTGAGATGAAGTCGAATCAAAATCGTGTTTCTTATAAAACTAATTTAGCCTTGGCCAAGAAAGTCTTTGCGCATACTGCTCAATACGATGGTGCTATTGCAAATTACCTATCCTCTTTGGGCGATGACCTAATTCATCAGCAACGATCTTCATACCCAGAGACTCTGCACCTGGCATTCGAGAAGGTCCAAGAGATGCGCTATGGTGAAAATCCTCATCAATCTGCTGCGTTCTACAAAGATCTCCAAACAGTAGATGGGGCTCTAGCAAACTATCGCCAATTGCAAGGTAAAGAGCTTTCCTATAACAACATTGCAGATGCAGACGCTGCCTGGGAATGCGTGAAGAGTTTCTCTACCAGCAATGGTAATAACACTCCCGCCTGCGTCATCATCAAACACGCCAATCCTTGCGGTGTTGCAGTTGCCAGCTCGGCTCTGGAAGCCTATCAAAAAGCCTTTAAGACGGATCCAAACTCCGCATTTGGTGGAATCATCGCCTTGAATGTGCCCTGTGATGGTCCTGCGGCTGAAGCCATCTCAAAACAATTTGTGGAAGTCCTGATTGCGCCCAGCTTTAGCAAAGAGGCTATAGCTATCTTTGCGGCAAAGCAAAATGTTCGCCTATTAGAAATTCCACTAGGCACTGGTTTTAATGCTTTTGATTTCAAAAGAGTGGGGGGTGGCTTATTAGTGCAATCTCCTGATGCGAAAAATGTTTTGCAAAATGAGATCAAAGTGGTTAGTCAGAGACAGCCTACGCCGAAAGAGCTCAATGACATGATGTTTGCTTGGCGCGTTGCGAAGTTTGTCAAATCGAATGCAATTGTGTATTGCGCAGACGGGATGACTCTGGGTATTGGCGCTGGCCAGATGAGTCGCGTAGACTCTGCAAGAATGGCAAGCATTAAAGCTGAAAATGCAGGACTGAGTCTCAAAGGATCAGCCGTGGCGAGTGATGCTTTCTTCCCCTTCCGCGATGGTTTGGATGTTGTAGTTAGCGCAGGTGCCAGCTGTGCCATTCAACCAGGCGGTAGCATGCGTGATGAAGAAATCATCGCCGCAGCCAATGAACATGGCATTGCCATGATCTTCACTGGCACGCGTCACTTCCGCCATTAAGCACGAGATTACTCAATGCGCTGGATAGGAATTGATCCTGGTTTACGGACAACGGGCTTTGGTGTCATTGATGTTGATGGACAAAAATTGATCTATGTTGCCTCGGGCACCATTGAAAGCGGTGATCCTGCCAAAGGTCTTCCTGAGCGCTTAGGTGCTCTCTATGCTGGATTAATCGAAGTATTGGAGACCTATCGTCCAGAGTCAGCTGCAATTGAAGAGGTCTTTCTGAATGTGAATCCTCGTTCTACTTTAATGTTGGGGCAGGCGCGTGGTGCAGTCATCGCTGCTCTCGTTTCTAAAAAACTCCCTGTAGCTGAGTACAGCGCCCTAAGAGTGAAGCAAGCTATCGTTGGAACAGGCCGTGCTGCCAAGCCCCAGGTCCAAGAAATGGTGAAACGCTTACTCCGACTCAATCGTGCCCCTGGCTCTGATGCCTCCGATGCCTTGGGTGTGGCTATTTGCGCCGCGCATCATGCACAAATACCGAAGGTAATCACGGCTGCACTTGCGTCCAAGAAGCCTCTGAAGCCAAAAGCCTAAACAGGTTAAGATCACCCTATGATTGGTCGTATTCAAGGAACCCTCGTCACAGTTCACCCACCGCGCCTCCTGGTAGATTGCCAAGGTGTTGGTTATGAAATTGATGTGCCGATGAGCACCCTGTACCAGCTCCCCGAAGTGAATCAAAAAATTACTTTACTCACTCATTTTCAAGTGCGTGAGGATGCCCAACAGCTCTTTGGCTTTGCGACTGAAACTGAGCGCGAGGCATTTCGACAACTCATTAAGATCAGCGGTGTTGGCTCTAGAACTGCTTTAGCCATTCTCTCTGGGATGAGCGTCAATGAGTTAGCGCAGGCCATCGCACTTCAAGAAGCCGATCGCCTGACTCAGGTTCCCGGCATCGGGAAGAAGACTGCTGAGCGGCTTTG
This genomic window contains:
- the dusB gene encoding tRNA dihydrouridine synthase DusB, with protein sequence MKIGPHQLANQLFVAPMAGVTDRPFRQLCKKLGAGYAVSEMIASNALLWNSEKTQRRANHQGEFKPIAVQIAGADPAMMAAAAKLNVDHGAQIIDINMGCPAKKVCNVAAGSALLRDEPLVQQIIEAVVKAVGVGPDAVPVTLKIRTGWDREHKNALAVAKLAEQSGISMLTIHGRTRADLYHGAAEYETIQAVKNSARIPVVANGDITTPEKAAQVLKLTGADAIMIGRAAQGRPWIFREIAHYLATGETLPTPEIAEIQDIMNEHLLDHYAFYGEYIGLRTARKHIGWYCKGLRNSHHFRQKMNTADDCKTQLQMVNDFFDEMKSHSDRLLFLEAA
- a CDS encoding helix-turn-helix domain-containing protein yields the protein MTNKHPITECVQTHLQHYLDDLKGTAPSDVYRMVLEVVEKPMLEIVMRHAKDNQSLAAQYLGINRNTLHKKLVEHKLIK
- the purH gene encoding bifunctional phosphoribosylaminoimidazolecarboxamide formyltransferase/IMP cyclohydrolase; the protein is MIRTALLSVSDKHGIVDFAKELHALGIQLISTGGTAKLLAENNLPVIEVSALTHFPEMLDGRVKTLHPMVHGGLLARRDSKEHMAALKEHGIGTIDMLVINLYPFNQTVAKTDCTFEDAIENIDIGGPAMLRAAAKNHQDVTVLISPDDYIAVLAEMKSNQNRVSYKTNLALAKKVFAHTAQYDGAIANYLSSLGDDLIHQQRSSYPETLHLAFEKVQEMRYGENPHQSAAFYKDLQTVDGALANYRQLQGKELSYNNIADADAAWECVKSFSTSNGNNTPACVIIKHANPCGVAVASSALEAYQKAFKTDPNSAFGGIIALNVPCDGPAAEAISKQFVEVLIAPSFSKEAIAIFAAKQNVRLLEIPLGTGFNAFDFKRVGGGLLVQSPDAKNVLQNEIKVVSQRQPTPKELNDMMFAWRVAKFVKSNAIVYCADGMTLGIGAGQMSRVDSARMASIKAENAGLSLKGSAVASDAFFPFRDGLDVVVSAGASCAIQPGGSMRDEEIIAAANEHGIAMIFTGTRHFRH
- the ruvC gene encoding crossover junction endodeoxyribonuclease RuvC, whose product is MRWIGIDPGLRTTGFGVIDVDGQKLIYVASGTIESGDPAKGLPERLGALYAGLIEVLETYRPESAAIEEVFLNVNPRSTLMLGQARGAVIAALVSKKLPVAEYSALRVKQAIVGTGRAAKPQVQEMVKRLLRLNRAPGSDASDALGVAICAAHHAQIPKVITAALASKKPLKPKA
- the ruvA gene encoding Holliday junction branch migration protein RuvA, whose protein sequence is MIGRIQGTLVTVHPPRLLVDCQGVGYEIDVPMSTLYQLPEVNQKITLLTHFQVREDAQQLFGFATETEREAFRQLIKISGVGSRTALAILSGMSVNELAQAIALQEADRLTQVPGIGKKTAERLCLELKGKLAPDLGIANGKPQAIEASSEILQALLALGYSEKEALLALKQIPPDSTVSDGIRMGLKYLSKA